GCAGTCCGGCCCGCCGCCGACGGAGCCGCTGACGGCGCCCTTTCTCCTGTGGCAGCCGCTCTACCACGAAGGCGGCATCGCCCGGCCGCGCGGTGGCTCGGGCGTGCTCACACAGGCGCTGGCGCGGCACATCGAGGCGCACGGCGGCCACGTTCACACGGGCGCGGGCGCGGACGAAATCCTGGTCGCCGGCGGACGCGCGGTGGGGATCCGGGTGCGCGGCAAGCCGTACACCGCGCGCGCCGTGGTGTCGGGAACGCACGCGGTGGAAACGTTCGGCCGGCTGCTGCCGCCGGAGCACCGGCCGCCCGGCGCGCGCGGGATGCAGGTGGGCAACGGCTTCGGTGCGGTTCTGCGGCTGGCGCTGGACTCGCCGGTGGAATACGCGGCGCACCCGGGGCGCGAGGCACGGGTGGGGCTCCAGCTGCTGTGCCGCGACCGGCAGCAGATCCTCTCCGCCTATGGCGACTACCTGCGCCGTGAGCCCACGCGCGACCCGCCCATCGTGGCGATGACGTTCAGCGCGGTCGACGACTCGCTGGCGCCGCCCGGGGGCGAGGTGCTGTGGCTGTGGGCGCAGTACTACCCGTACGAGCTGGCGGGCGGCGCCCACTGGGACGACATCGGCGAGCGCGTAGCGGAAGGCATATTGGACGCGTTCGAGAAGTACGCGCCGGGAACGCGCGGCAAGGTGGTGGGCAGCCTGTTTCAACATCCGCTCTGGCTGGAGCGGGAGTTGGGGCTGGTGCGGGGAAACGTGATGCACCTGGAGATGAGCGTCACGCAGATGTTCGCGCTGCGGCCGTTCGGGG
The Longimicrobium sp. genome window above contains:
- a CDS encoding NAD(P)/FAD-dependent oxidoreductase — protein: MRGGHDYDVIVVGAGHNGLITAAYLAQAGYRVGVFEKRAIVGGAVATEEIVPGYRFDLGGSAHILIRLTPVVEELGLERFGLEYLELDPLFFAPFEDGDSLFIHRDADRTAQELEKKYPGEGDAYRRLMDDWRPFARLVKDAFLEVPSPFQLGKRFLFNRAFGRDWQRALRTILRPYGEVVDEYFTEEKVKAPLVWMAAQSGPPPTEPLTAPFLLWQPLYHEGGIARPRGGSGVLTQALARHIEAHGGHVHTGAGADEILVAGGRAVGIRVRGKPYTARAVVSGTHAVETFGRLLPPEHRPPGARGMQVGNGFGAVLRLALDSPVEYAAHPGREARVGLQLLCRDRQQILSAYGDYLRREPTRDPPIVAMTFSAVDDSLAPPGGEVLWLWAQYYPYELAGGAHWDDIGERVAEGILDAFEKYAPGTRGKVVGSLFQHPLWLERELGLVRGNVMHLEMSVTQMFALRPFGGMAQYRGPVRGMYLTGASTHPGGGIMGASGRNAARVMLRDLEKRKV